A section of the Sceloporus undulatus isolate JIND9_A2432 ecotype Alabama chromosome 3, SceUnd_v1.1, whole genome shotgun sequence genome encodes:
- the TF gene encoding serotransferrin, producing the protein MKLALQATLSFGLLALCLATSPVRWCVTSAPEQTKCQRLQTCFSNQQGENVPQLSCVKKSDVHECIKGIANNEADAISLDGGLIFEAGMAPYNLRPAVSEVYTTSAGESVTSYYAVAVVKKGTVASLADLKGKKSCHTGLGRSAGWNIPIGTLVAKKIIQWEGADTEPIEKAVARFFAAACVPGSSERNLCHLCAGKGDKKCSRNDPFSGYSGALECLKSGAGDVAFVKDATVLALSPDERSNYELLCEDGTKKPIEEYQQCNLARVPAHAVVARTVDGRADAIWTLLSNALERYSKHNQAECQLFGPAEGVLKDLMFKDSAVNLRRVPDVMDFHFYLGNQYYTSAQSLRIERIAPGPDTANRIVWCTVGTAEKTKCDLWSGVSNGAIDCAVSETTEECIIKIIKGEADAISLDGGHIYTAGKCGLVPVLAEVYSPDNGVCNQPDRETTVKGYTAVAIAEASKPDITWKTLKGKKSCHTGVDRTAGWNIPMGLIYNENNQDCDFGKFFSEGCAPGAPADSPLCRLCKGSGGEGSISDKYKCKPNSNEIFYGYNGAFRCLIESGDVAFVKHSTPFDNTGDNKPAWVGDKGPNDFVLLARDGRRCPISEYLTCGLATVPTHGVVTRPDQADNVRRVMLQQQIYYGNTGSDKEVFQLFQSDTKDSLFKDGTVCLATPKEKTYEAYLGKQYMDSVAGLKECSPSELLKACLFHQ; encoded by the exons CACTGTGCCTTGCAACCTCCCCAGTAAGATGGTGTGTAACCTCAGCCCCTGAGCAAACAAAATGTCAAAGACTGCAAACGTGCTTCAGCAACCAACAAGGGGAAAACGTGCCACAGTTGAGCTGTGTGAAGAAGTCTGATGTCCATGAATGCATAAAAGGCATTGCA AACAATGAAGCTGATGCCATCAGCCTGGACGGAGGCCTAATTTTTGAAGCAGGCATGGCCCCTTACAACCTGAGGCCCGCTGTATCTGAAGTCTATACCACAAGTGCAGGag AATCTGTTACCAGTTACTATGCAGTGGCCGTTGTGAAGAAAGGAACAGTTGCTTCGCTTGCTGATCTCAAAGGGAAGAAATCTTGCCACACTGGCTTGGGCCGATCTGCAGGCTGGAATATTCCAATAGGGACCCTTGTggctaaaaaaataatacaatgggAAGGAGCAGATACAGAACCAATAGAAAAAG CTGTGGCCAGATTTTTTGCTGCTGCCTGTGTCCCAGGTTCCTCTGAAAGAAATCTGTGCCACTTATGTGCTGGAAAAGGTGACAAGAAATGTAGCCGAAATGATCCTTTCTCTGGATATTCAGGAGCTTTAGA GTGTCTGAAGTCTGGAGCTGGAGATGTGGCCTTTGTGAAAGATGCAACAGTATTAG CTCTTTCTCCAGATGAGAGGAGCAACTATGAGCTGCTCTGTGAAGATGGCACCAAGAAACCCATTGAAGAGTATCAGCAGTGTAACCTGGCTAGGGTTCCTGCTCATGCTGTGGTGGCACGAACTGTGGATGGTCGGGCAGATGCCATCTGGACACTCCTCTCTAATGCTTTG gAACGGTATTCCAAGCACAACCAAGCAGAGTGTCAACTTTTTGGTCCCGCTGAGGGTGTCCTCAAAGACCTCATGTTTAAAGATTCTGCTGTCAATCTTCGCCGTGTTCCTGATGTTATGGATTTTCATTTCTACCTGGGGAACCAGTATTATACTTCTGCTCAGAGTCTCAGAATAG AGAGAATTGCTCCTGGTCCTGACACAGCAAACAGAATTGTGTGGTGTACCGTGGGCACAGCTGAGAAGACAAAGTGTGACTTGTGGAGCGGAGTAAGCAATGGTGCCATCGACTGTGCTGTGTCTGAAACTACAGAAGAATGTATCATCAAGATCATA AAAGGTGAAGCTGATGCCATAAGCTTGGATGGTGGACACATCTACACAGCAGGAAAGTGTGGCTTGGTTCCAGTATTGGCAGAAGTCTACT CTCCTGACAATGGTGTATGCAACCAGCCAGATCGTGAGACAACAG TTAAGGGCTATACTGCTGTAGCAATAGCAGAAGCATCCAAACCCGACATCACATGGAAGACCCTTAAAGGAAAGAAGTCCTGCCACACTGGGGTTGATAGAACTGCTGGCTGGAATATCCCTATGGGCTTGATTTACAATGAGAACAATCAAGATTGTGACTTCG GTAAATTTTTCAGCGAAGGCTGTGCACCGGGAGCACCAGCTGACTCTCCACTGTGCAGGCTGTGTAAGGGCAGTGGCGGGGAAGGCAGTATCTCTGACAAATACAAGTGTAAACCCAACAGCAATGAGATATTCTATGGTTATAACGGTGCTTTCCG gtGCTTGATTGAGTCAGGAGATGTAGCCTTTGTTAAACACAGCACACCCTTTGACAACACAG GAGACAACAAACCAGCTTGGGTAGGCGACAAAGGGCCTAATGACTTTGTATTGCTGGCACGTGATGGTCGCCGCTGTCCAATTTCTGAATACTTAACATGTGGTCTGGCCACCGTTCCTACTCATGGTGTAGTAACACGACCTGACCAGGCAGATAATGTCCGCCGCGTGATGCTCCAACAACAG ATATATTATGGAAACACTGGATCTGATAAAGAGGTCTTCCAATTGTTCCAATCTGATACCAAAGACAGTTTGTTCAAAGATGGTACTGTGTGCTTAGCTACTCCAAAAGAAAAGACCTATGAGGCCTATCTTGGCAAGCAGTACATGGATTCTGTGGCTGGACTCAAAGAGTGCTCACCTTCAG